A region of uncultured Carboxylicivirga sp. DNA encodes the following proteins:
- the sucC gene encoding ADP-forming succinate--CoA ligase subunit beta, which yields MNIHEYQGKEILKSFGVTIQEGIVALTPDQAVEAAKELQAKTGTGWWVVKAQIHAGGRGKGGGVKLAKTLDEVKNKAEDILGMNLVTHQTGPEGKTVHKVLIAQDVYYPGESDTAEFYMSVLLNRQTGKNIIMYSTEGGMDIEEVAAKTPELIFKEEIDPGLGLQAFQARKIAFNLGLSGKAFKEMTKFVTALYNAYVGTDSSMFEINPVLKTSDNLILAVDAKVNLDDNALFRHPDYEAMRDLNEEDPAETEASKSNLNFVKLDGNVGCMVNGAGLAMATMDIIKLSGGEPANFLDVGGGANAETVEAGLKIILNDPNVKAILINIFGGIVRCDRVAQGVVEAYKKIGEINVPIIVRLQGTNAEGGKKIIDESGLKVFSAITLKEASDLVQEIMS from the coding sequence ATGAACATTCACGAATACCAAGGAAAAGAAATCTTAAAATCATTTGGAGTTACTATTCAGGAAGGTATTGTAGCCTTAACCCCAGATCAGGCTGTTGAAGCCGCAAAAGAATTACAAGCTAAAACCGGAACCGGATGGTGGGTTGTAAAAGCCCAGATACATGCTGGCGGACGTGGAAAAGGCGGCGGTGTTAAACTGGCAAAGACACTGGATGAAGTTAAAAACAAGGCGGAAGATATTCTCGGGATGAATCTGGTAACACACCAAACAGGACCCGAAGGTAAAACAGTGCATAAAGTACTAATTGCCCAGGATGTTTACTACCCTGGAGAAAGTGATACCGCTGAATTTTACATGAGTGTTTTGCTTAACCGTCAAACCGGAAAAAACATCATAATGTATTCAACCGAAGGTGGTATGGATATTGAAGAGGTAGCTGCTAAAACTCCTGAACTTATTTTTAAGGAAGAGATTGATCCGGGATTAGGTTTACAGGCTTTTCAAGCCCGAAAAATTGCTTTTAACCTGGGACTATCAGGCAAAGCTTTCAAGGAAATGACAAAGTTTGTTACAGCCCTTTATAATGCATATGTTGGAACTGATTCCTCTATGTTTGAAATAAATCCTGTATTAAAAACATCAGATAATTTAATATTGGCTGTTGATGCCAAGGTAAATCTGGATGACAATGCATTGTTCCGTCACCCTGATTATGAAGCAATGCGCGATCTAAATGAAGAAGACCCGGCAGAAACAGAAGCCTCTAAAAGCAATCTTAATTTTGTAAAATTAGATGGCAATGTTGGATGTATGGTTAACGGTGCAGGCTTGGCCATGGCAACCATGGATATCATTAAACTTTCCGGTGGTGAACCAGCCAATTTCCTTGATGTTGGAGGAGGTGCCAATGCAGAAACAGTTGAGGCCGGTTTAAAGATCATTTTGAATGATCCCAATGTAAAAGCTATTTTAATCAACATCTTTGGCGGAATCGTTCGTTGTGATCGTGTTGCTCAGGGAGTAGTTGAAGCTTATAAAAAAATTGGAGAAATCAATGTGCCTATCATTGTGCGTTTGCAGGGTACAAATGCCGAAGGAGGTAAAAAAATAATTGATGAATCTGGGTTAAAAGTATTCTCAGCTATTACCCTGAAAGAAGCCTCTGATCTGGTACAGGAAATAATGTCATAA